A window of the Synechococcus sp. M16.1 genome harbors these coding sequences:
- a CDS encoding methylenetetrahydrofolate reductase has translation MERDLSTALQRAIEAGDQVLTAEVMPPRGADSSHMLAMAASLQGRVHAVNVTDGSRAVMRMSSLASCKLLLEAGLEPVLQMACRDRNRIALQADLLGAHALGIRNLLCLTGDPVRAGDQADARPVNEFESVKLLQQVDALNRGVDPVQGTLPDGATTLFAGCAADPQSRSWSGLQRRLQRKQAAGARFVQTQMVMDPEALERFQHELAGPLGLPVLAGVFLLKSAKNARFINRVVPGACIPDALIHRLECAENPAMEGVAIAAEQVKRYLGIVRGVHLMAIKAEERIPLILDRAGLSSLPG, from the coding sequence ATGGAACGGGATTTGAGCACGGCGCTGCAGCGCGCAATTGAGGCCGGGGATCAGGTGCTCACGGCTGAGGTGATGCCTCCCCGCGGAGCCGACTCCTCGCACATGCTGGCCATGGCCGCATCGCTGCAAGGCCGTGTCCATGCGGTGAATGTGACCGATGGCAGTCGGGCTGTCATGCGGATGAGCAGCCTGGCCTCCTGCAAGTTGCTGCTTGAGGCCGGTCTGGAGCCGGTGTTGCAGATGGCCTGCCGGGACCGCAACCGCATCGCCCTCCAGGCCGACCTGCTCGGGGCCCATGCCTTGGGGATCCGCAACCTGTTGTGTCTCACAGGTGATCCAGTGCGGGCGGGCGATCAGGCGGATGCTCGGCCGGTGAATGAGTTCGAGTCGGTGAAGCTTCTGCAGCAGGTGGACGCCCTCAATCGGGGTGTGGATCCCGTGCAGGGCACCCTGCCGGATGGGGCGACCACGCTGTTTGCCGGGTGTGCCGCCGACCCACAATCGAGGAGCTGGAGCGGTCTCCAGCGCCGGTTGCAGCGCAAGCAGGCGGCGGGAGCCCGCTTCGTTCAAACCCAGATGGTGATGGACCCTGAAGCGCTCGAGCGCTTCCAGCACGAACTGGCCGGCCCCCTGGGTCTGCCCGTGCTCGCTGGCGTGTTTCTGCTGAAGTCAGCCAAGAATGCCCGGTTCATCAACCGCGTTGTGCCGGGAGCCTGCATCCCCGATGCGTTGATCCATCGGCTGGAGTGCGCCGAGAATCCCGCCATGGAGGGCGTGGCCATCGCCGCTGAACAGGTGAAGCGCTATCTCGGCATCGTTCGTGGCGTGCACCTGATGGCAATCAAGGCCGAGGAGCGCATCCCGTTGATCCTGGATCGCGCCGGACTCAGCTCGCTGCCTGGGTGA
- a CDS encoding NAD(+) kinase, with the protein MRLDRVWVIYRADSQPAQREARQCAKELKALGSHVVTAMSGPRVNPFPGLLAVEESLPDLALVLGGDGTVLGAARHLAVHDIPILSINVGGHLGFLTHDRRVLRGDQIWQRLQDDQFAIERRMMLQAMVDRRSAEDRAASPGPLQQPDLEDDEEHHWAFNDFYLRAYRDEISPTCTLELEIDGEVIDQVRGDGLILSTPTGSTGYALAAGGPILHPGIDAIIVAPICPMSLSSRTLVVPPRARLAIWPLGAGDHRIKLWKDGVGCTVLEPGECCVVQQARHHALMVLLNQSPSYYRTLSHKLHWAGSLHASQPSQN; encoded by the coding sequence ATGCGTCTCGATCGGGTCTGGGTGATCTATCGGGCCGACAGCCAGCCTGCCCAGCGTGAAGCCCGGCAATGTGCCAAGGAGCTGAAAGCTCTCGGCTCCCACGTGGTCACGGCGATGTCGGGGCCGCGGGTGAATCCTTTCCCAGGCCTGCTGGCTGTTGAGGAGTCGTTGCCCGACCTGGCGCTGGTGCTGGGGGGGGATGGAACGGTGCTTGGGGCTGCCCGCCACCTGGCGGTGCATGACATCCCGATCCTTAGCATCAATGTGGGAGGCCATCTGGGCTTTCTCACCCATGACCGGCGTGTGTTGCGCGGCGATCAGATCTGGCAACGCCTTCAGGACGATCAGTTCGCGATCGAACGGCGCATGATGCTTCAGGCGATGGTGGATCGCCGCTCCGCGGAAGATCGAGCGGCTTCGCCGGGTCCTTTGCAGCAGCCGGATCTCGAAGACGATGAAGAGCACCACTGGGCCTTCAACGACTTCTACCTGCGGGCCTACCGCGATGAGATTTCGCCCACCTGCACCCTGGAGCTCGAGATCGATGGGGAAGTGATCGACCAGGTGCGTGGTGATGGCCTGATCCTCTCCACGCCCACGGGGTCCACCGGGTACGCCCTGGCGGCAGGGGGACCGATTCTTCATCCCGGAATCGATGCCATCATCGTTGCCCCGATCTGCCCGATGAGCCTCTCCAGCCGAACGCTGGTGGTGCCGCCCCGGGCCAGGTTGGCGATCTGGCCCCTGGGGGCTGGGGATCACCGCATCAAGCTTTGGAAGGACGGTGTGGGCTGCACGGTGCTGGAGCCTGGTGAGTGCTGTGTTGTTCAGCAGGCGCGCCACCATGCCCTGATGGTGTTGCTCAATCAAAGCCCGTCGTATTACCGAACCCTCTCCCACAAGCTGCATTGGGCGGGAAGCCTGCACGCGTCTCAGCCCTCGCAGAATTGA
- a CDS encoding NDP-sugar synthase has protein sequence MKAMILAAGKGTRVQPITHVIPKPMIPILQKPVMEFLLELLKEHGFTEVMVNVSHLAEEIENYFRDGQRFGVEIAYSFEGRIEDGELIGSALGSAGGLKKIQDFQHFFDDTFVVLCGDALIDLDLSEAVRLHKEKGAIASLVTKRVPKDQVSSYGVVVTDDQNRISSFQEKPSVDEALSDTINTGIYIFEPEIFEHIPSGQSFDIGSDLFPKLAELGAPFYAIPMDFEWVDIGKVPDYWQAIRSVLMGDVRQVGIPGKEVRPGVYTGLNVAANWDKINVTGPVYVGGMTKIEDGATIVGPTMIGPSCHICEGATVDNSIIFDYSRIGPGVQLLEKLVFGRYCVGKDGDHFDLQEASLDWLITDARRQDLVEPSPQQKAMAELLGTDLTQAAS, from the coding sequence ATGAAGGCGATGATTCTGGCGGCTGGTAAGGGGACGCGGGTCCAACCGATCACCCATGTGATCCCCAAGCCCATGATTCCGATCCTGCAGAAGCCGGTGATGGAATTTCTGCTGGAACTGCTCAAGGAGCACGGTTTCACCGAGGTGATGGTGAACGTCTCCCACCTGGCCGAAGAGATTGAAAATTACTTCCGGGATGGGCAGCGTTTCGGGGTTGAAATTGCCTACAGCTTTGAAGGACGGATTGAAGACGGCGAACTGATCGGCAGTGCCCTGGGGTCTGCTGGCGGGCTCAAAAAAATCCAGGATTTCCAGCACTTCTTTGACGACACCTTCGTGGTGCTCTGCGGCGATGCGCTGATCGACCTTGATCTCAGCGAAGCGGTACGCCTACACAAAGAGAAGGGTGCGATCGCCAGCCTCGTCACCAAACGGGTCCCAAAGGATCAGGTGAGCAGCTACGGCGTAGTGGTCACCGATGACCAGAACAGAATTTCAAGCTTCCAGGAAAAGCCCAGCGTCGACGAAGCCCTCAGCGACACGATCAACACCGGCATCTACATCTTTGAGCCGGAGATCTTTGAACACATCCCTTCGGGGCAGTCCTTCGACATCGGCTCGGATCTGTTCCCGAAACTGGCCGAGCTCGGTGCACCCTTCTATGCCATCCCGATGGATTTCGAATGGGTGGATATCGGCAAGGTTCCCGACTACTGGCAAGCCATCCGCAGCGTGTTGATGGGTGACGTCCGTCAGGTGGGCATCCCCGGCAAGGAGGTGCGTCCCGGGGTTTACACCGGTCTGAATGTGGCCGCCAACTGGGACAAGATCAACGTCACCGGCCCCGTCTACGTGGGCGGCATGACCAAGATCGAAGATGGCGCAACGATCGTTGGGCCCACCATGATCGGCCCCAGCTGTCACATCTGTGAGGGCGCCACGGTCGACAACTCGATCATCTTCGACTACTCACGTATCGGCCCCGGCGTGCAGCTGCTCGAGAAGCTGGTGTTCGGCCGCTACTGCGTGGGCAAGGACGGTGATCACTTCGACCTGCAGGAGGCCTCGCTCGACTGGCTGATCACCGATGCCCGTCGTCAGGACCTTGTGGAGCCTTCCCCGCAGCAGAAAGCCATGGCGGAGCTGCTCGGCACCGACCTCACCCAGGCAGCGAGCTGA
- a CDS encoding NAD(P)H-quinone oxidoreductase subunit 4 has translation MFEFAVAGLSDPVQATVPWLSLSILVPIVGALLVPLVPDKGEGKQVRWYALIVTLITFLITVAAYLTGYDPNLSGLQLSERVSWLPDLGLTWAVGADGLSMPLILLTSFITSLACLAAWPVSFKPRLFYFLLLAMDGGQIAVFAVQDMLLFFLAWELELIPVYLLLAIWGGKKRQYAATKFILYTAGSSLFILLAALAMGFFGGGTPSFEYTALAAKDFGTGFQLLCYAGLLIAFGVKLPIVPLHTWLPDAHGEATAPVHMLLAGILLKMGGYALLRFNCELLPAAHSQFAPLLIVLGVVNIIYAALTSFAQRNLKRKIAYSSISHMGFVLIGVGSFSALGTSGAMLQMISHGLIGASLFFLVGATYDRTHTLQLDEMGGIGQKMRIMFALWTVCALASLALPGMSGFVSELMVFAGFATDEAYTLPFRVVICGLAAVGVILTPIYLLSMLREIFFGKEKEELVSHTNLVDAEPREVYIIGCLLVPIIGIGLYPKLMTDSYRSSIEALVNRNLGAMEQVISPTAPLIRGQAPVPAVIQAPAVRAS, from the coding sequence GTGTTCGAATTCGCAGTCGCCGGACTCAGCGATCCGGTGCAGGCAACCGTTCCATGGCTGAGCCTGTCGATCCTGGTGCCGATTGTGGGTGCCCTGCTGGTTCCGCTGGTTCCAGACAAAGGCGAGGGCAAACAGGTGCGCTGGTACGCCCTGATCGTGACGCTGATCACCTTCCTGATCACCGTTGCGGCCTACCTCACCGGCTATGACCCCAACCTGAGTGGTCTGCAGCTGTCCGAACGGGTGAGCTGGCTGCCGGATCTTGGACTCACCTGGGCGGTGGGAGCCGACGGGCTCTCAATGCCGTTGATCCTGCTCACCAGCTTCATCACCAGCCTGGCCTGCCTGGCGGCATGGCCGGTGAGTTTCAAACCGCGGCTGTTTTATTTCCTGCTACTGGCCATGGACGGCGGCCAGATCGCCGTCTTCGCCGTGCAGGACATGCTGCTGTTCTTCCTGGCCTGGGAGCTGGAACTGATCCCGGTGTATCTGCTGCTGGCCATCTGGGGCGGCAAGAAACGCCAGTACGCCGCAACCAAATTCATCCTCTACACCGCCGGCAGCTCCCTGTTCATCCTGTTGGCCGCCCTGGCCATGGGCTTCTTCGGCGGCGGCACCCCCAGTTTTGAGTACACCGCTCTTGCAGCCAAAGACTTCGGCACGGGCTTTCAACTGCTCTGCTACGCCGGGCTGCTGATCGCCTTCGGCGTGAAGCTTCCGATCGTGCCGTTGCACACCTGGCTGCCGGATGCCCATGGCGAAGCAACGGCACCGGTGCACATGCTGTTGGCCGGCATCCTGCTGAAGATGGGCGGCTATGCCCTGCTGCGCTTCAACTGTGAACTGCTGCCAGCGGCCCACTCTCAGTTCGCCCCACTGCTGATCGTGCTGGGGGTGGTGAACATCATTTACGCCGCCCTCACCTCCTTCGCCCAGCGCAACCTCAAGCGAAAGATCGCCTACAGCTCGATCAGCCACATGGGCTTCGTGCTGATCGGCGTGGGCAGCTTCAGTGCCCTGGGCACCAGTGGCGCCATGCTGCAGATGATCAGCCACGGCTTGATTGGCGCCAGCCTGTTCTTCCTCGTGGGTGCCACCTACGACCGCACCCACACGCTTCAGCTGGATGAGATGGGAGGCATTGGCCAGAAGATGCGCATCATGTTCGCGCTCTGGACGGTGTGTGCCCTCGCCTCCCTGGCCCTGCCCGGCATGAGCGGGTTCGTGAGCGAACTGATGGTGTTCGCTGGTTTCGCCACGGATGAGGCCTACACCCTGCCCTTCCGCGTGGTGATCTGCGGGCTGGCCGCCGTCGGCGTGATCCTCACACCGATCTATCTGCTCTCGATGCTTCGCGAGATCTTCTTCGGCAAGGAGAAAGAGGAGCTGGTGTCCCACACCAACCTGGTGGATGCGGAGCCGCGCGAGGTGTACATCATCGGCTGCCTGCTGGTGCCGATCATCGGAATCGGGCTGTACCCCAAGCTGATGACCGATAGCTACCGCAGCTCGATCGAAGCCCTGGTGAACCGAAACCTGGGTGCGATGGAACAGGTGATCTCACCAACGGCCCCCTTGATTCGAGGTCAGGCGCCCGTTCCAGCAGTCATCCAAGCCCCCGCCGTGCGCGCGTCATAA
- a CDS encoding segregation/condensation protein A, with product MLKVAPNDGADAGARLAIRLLQDAAERGDLDPWDVDVIAVIDGFLDQLRQRIEVPGQVAAALAGRGGSYERDLADSSEAFLAASVLVGLKAEMLETSMLPPPPEVEDHFDADFDEQGWLDPAFDLPRRPERHLQRRPVAPPPLRRPVTLGELIEQLETIAEQLESDELEARRRKRQKRYSNREAIAQVAGLAHREKLPETTAALGVFLNGWETALDWVGFDQLVDQWEVAAAADLDRDRVGVFWALLFLSSQGRVELEQEGWLHGPLRLKFIPASGTATQLPIRSLQVPDPSPTRTVVAA from the coding sequence TTGCTCAAGGTGGCCCCCAACGACGGCGCTGATGCTGGAGCCCGCCTTGCGATTCGGCTGCTGCAGGACGCAGCGGAGCGGGGTGATCTCGATCCCTGGGATGTGGATGTGATTGCCGTCATCGACGGCTTTCTGGATCAACTCCGGCAACGCATCGAAGTTCCCGGGCAGGTGGCAGCCGCCTTGGCGGGACGGGGTGGCAGCTACGAACGGGACCTGGCTGATAGCAGCGAAGCCTTCCTGGCCGCCTCCGTGCTGGTGGGACTCAAGGCGGAGATGCTTGAAACCAGCATGTTGCCGCCGCCGCCTGAAGTCGAAGATCACTTCGATGCCGACTTCGATGAGCAAGGCTGGCTGGATCCGGCCTTTGATCTGCCCCGACGGCCGGAACGTCATCTGCAGCGGCGACCCGTGGCACCCCCGCCCTTGCGTCGGCCCGTCACCCTCGGGGAGCTGATCGAACAGCTGGAAACAATTGCCGAGCAGCTGGAATCAGACGAACTCGAGGCACGCCGCCGCAAACGGCAGAAGCGCTACAGCAACCGTGAAGCCATCGCCCAGGTGGCCGGACTGGCCCACCGCGAAAAGCTGCCGGAAACAACCGCAGCACTGGGGGTGTTTCTGAACGGTTGGGAGACCGCCCTGGACTGGGTGGGCTTCGATCAACTGGTGGATCAGTGGGAGGTGGCCGCCGCGGCGGACCTGGACCGTGACCGGGTCGGGGTGTTCTGGGCTCTGCTGTTTCTCTCCTCCCAGGGCCGGGTTGAGCTGGAGCAGGAGGGTTGGCTCCACGGACCGCTGCGACTGAAATTCATCCCCGCGAGTGGCACTGCAACGCAACTGCCGATCCGCAGCCTTCAGGTGCCAGATCCGTCGCCGACCCGGACGGTCGTGGCGGCCTAA
- a CDS encoding lipopolysaccharide assembly protein LapA domain-containing protein yields MRQINFGLIFSFGLITVFFTLANTSPTTVHVLPGVEYTLPLAGLLLLAAGLGAVSAWFFAAWTGMLNNVEQFSKANEYEAQQVRIQELETDLSRYRSTVETQLGLLPATTVSATSAESDDSDQAEVTDASSAA; encoded by the coding sequence ATGCGTCAGATCAACTTCGGCCTGATCTTCAGCTTCGGCCTGATCACGGTGTTCTTCACCCTGGCGAACACCAGCCCAACAACAGTTCACGTGTTGCCCGGGGTCGAGTACACCCTGCCTTTGGCGGGTCTGCTGCTGCTGGCAGCGGGGTTGGGAGCCGTGTCGGCCTGGTTCTTCGCCGCCTGGACCGGGATGCTCAACAACGTTGAACAGTTCAGCAAGGCGAACGAATACGAGGCCCAGCAGGTGCGGATCCAGGAACTGGAGACCGACCTCAGCCGCTACCGCTCCACCGTTGAAACCCAGCTGGGCCTCCTCCCGGCCACCACCGTCAGCGCGACCAGTGCCGAGAGCGATGACAGCGACCAGGCGGAGGTCACCGATGCCAGCAGCGCGGCCTGA
- the nuoH gene encoding NADH-quinone oxidoreductase subunit NuoH produces MSPGLDLELSFSQALQGFGFSPEVARLLWLPLPMLLVLVAAVVGVLVSVWLERKISAAVQQRIGPEYAGALGVLQPLADGLKLLVKEDIIPARADSLLFTLGPVLVVVPVIISWLIIPFGQNLLISNVGVGIFLWIAFSSIQPIGLLMSGYASNNKYSLLGGLRAAAQSISYEIPLALAVLAIVMMTNSLSTVDIVGQQTGAGILSWNIWRQPVGFLIFWICALAECERLPFDLPEAEEELVAGYQTEYAGMKFALFYLAGYINLVLSAVLVSVLYLGGWGFPIPVEWLAGWLNQPIDAPVVQVITGTVGIVMTVLKAYLLVFVAILLRWTTPRVRIDQLLDLGWKFLLPLSLVNLLVTAALKLAFPVAFGG; encoded by the coding sequence GTGAGTCCGGGATTGGACCTGGAATTGAGCTTTAGCCAGGCCCTGCAAGGGTTTGGCTTCTCCCCGGAGGTGGCGAGGCTGCTTTGGCTGCCGCTGCCGATGCTGCTGGTTCTGGTGGCTGCAGTGGTGGGTGTGCTGGTTTCTGTGTGGCTGGAACGCAAGATTTCCGCCGCTGTCCAGCAGCGAATCGGTCCGGAGTACGCCGGTGCCCTGGGCGTGCTTCAGCCCCTGGCTGACGGCCTCAAGCTGCTCGTCAAGGAAGACATCATCCCGGCGCGGGCCGACAGCCTGCTGTTCACCCTCGGCCCGGTGCTGGTGGTGGTGCCGGTGATCATCTCTTGGCTGATCATTCCTTTCGGCCAGAACCTGCTGATTAGCAATGTGGGCGTGGGGATCTTCCTCTGGATCGCCTTCAGCAGCATCCAGCCGATCGGCTTGCTGATGAGCGGCTATGCCTCCAACAACAAGTACTCGCTGCTCGGTGGGCTGCGGGCCGCGGCTCAATCGATCAGCTACGAGATTCCCCTGGCTCTGGCGGTGCTGGCCATCGTGATGATGACCAACTCGCTGAGCACGGTCGACATCGTGGGTCAGCAGACCGGTGCCGGAATCTTGAGCTGGAACATCTGGCGCCAGCCGGTGGGCTTCCTGATTTTTTGGATCTGCGCCCTGGCCGAGTGTGAGCGGCTGCCCTTCGACCTTCCCGAAGCTGAGGAAGAGCTGGTCGCCGGCTATCAGACCGAGTACGCGGGCATGAAGTTCGCCCTCTTCTACCTGGCGGGTTACATCAACCTGGTGCTCTCGGCCGTCCTGGTCAGCGTTCTGTATCTCGGTGGTTGGGGCTTCCCGATTCCTGTGGAGTGGCTGGCCGGCTGGTTGAACCAGCCCATCGATGCCCCCGTGGTGCAGGTCATCACGGGCACCGTTGGCATCGTGATGACGGTGCTCAAGGCCTATCTGCTGGTGTTCGTGGCGATCCTGCTGCGCTGGACCACCCCCCGCGTGCGCATTGACCAGCTGCTCGATCTCGGCTGGAAGTTCCTGCTGCCCCTGTCCCTGGTGAACCTGCTGGTGACAGCGGCCCTCAAGCTCGCATTCCCCGTTGCATTCGGCGGCTAG
- a CDS encoding NADH-quinone oxidoreductase subunit J, translating into MTIATTTELICFLVLSAVVVIGALGVVLLSNIVYSAFLLGGVFTAVAGLYLLLNASFVAMAQILVYVGAINVLILFAIMLVNKREDLKSIANLTTRRVVSAGVCAGLLALLVRVVVTTPWSLPGPAAVGEEATARIGEHLFTDYLLPFEVASVLLLMAMIGAIVLARRDVLATDVVTGEVADQGLIEKARTPLLMNRAD; encoded by the coding sequence ATGACCATCGCGACAACTACCGAGCTGATCTGTTTTCTGGTGCTGTCCGCCGTTGTGGTGATCGGCGCCCTTGGCGTGGTGCTGCTTAGCAACATCGTTTATTCCGCCTTCCTGCTGGGCGGGGTGTTCACCGCCGTTGCAGGGCTCTACCTGCTGCTGAACGCCAGTTTCGTGGCCATGGCCCAGATCCTGGTGTACGTGGGCGCGATCAACGTGTTGATCCTGTTCGCGATCATGCTCGTCAACAAGCGGGAAGATCTCAAGTCCATCGCCAACCTCACCACGCGCCGTGTGGTGTCCGCCGGCGTTTGCGCCGGTCTGCTGGCGTTGCTGGTTCGTGTTGTGGTCACCACCCCCTGGTCGCTGCCCGGTCCTGCCGCCGTGGGTGAGGAAGCCACGGCCCGCATTGGTGAGCACCTGTTCACTGATTACCTCTTGCCCTTCGAGGTGGCATCGGTGCTGCTGCTGATGGCCATGATCGGCGCCATCGTCTTGGCCCGTCGTGATGTGCTGGCCACCGATGTGGTCACCGGTGAGGTGGCCGATCAAGGCCTGATTGAGAAGGCCCGTACTCCCTTGCTGATGAATCGAGCGGACTGA
- a CDS encoding helix-turn-helix transcriptional regulator translates to MSSLDGTDPLEISLSAREVEIIELVAEGLTNQEIADRLTISKRTVDNHVSNVFTKTGSKNRVALLNWAMDNGKICRDGFNCCVLPEHDPPSA, encoded by the coding sequence ATGTCCTCCCTCGACGGTACCGATCCTCTGGAGATCTCCCTCTCTGCCAGGGAGGTCGAGATCATCGAGCTCGTGGCCGAAGGACTGACCAATCAGGAAATCGCTGACCGTCTCACCATCAGCAAACGAACGGTGGACAACCATGTGAGCAACGTGTTCACCAAGACCGGCTCGAAGAACCGGGTGGCGCTGCTCAATTGGGCCATGGACAACGGCAAGATCTGCCGGGACGGCTTCAACTGTTGCGTCCTTCCAGAACACGATCCCCCCTCAGCCTGA
- a CDS encoding CYTH domain-containing protein, whose amino-acid sequence MALEIERRFLVRSDAWRSSAGPAQPLRQGYLAASADGVTVRMRLRGLDQAWLTLKAAADAVGLVRHEFEYPIPVADAEALWDLAPHRLDKVRYALDCPGGDWVVDCFQGENAPLVLAEVELASAQAELRIPPWCGEEITGESRWSNAVLAQHPVQSWPEAQRRRLGLT is encoded by the coding sequence ATGGCCCTTGAGATTGAACGGCGCTTTCTGGTGCGGTCGGACGCCTGGCGCAGCAGTGCCGGCCCCGCACAGCCGCTGCGTCAGGGCTACCTGGCCGCCAGTGCCGACGGTGTGACGGTGCGGATGCGCCTGCGCGGATTGGATCAGGCCTGGCTCACCCTGAAGGCGGCGGCTGATGCCGTTGGCCTGGTCCGCCACGAGTTCGAATACCCGATTCCCGTGGCGGACGCCGAAGCCCTCTGGGATCTGGCGCCGCATCGCCTGGACAAAGTCCGCTACGCCTTGGATTGCCCGGGTGGTGACTGGGTGGTGGATTGTTTCCAGGGCGAGAATGCCCCCTTGGTGCTGGCGGAGGTGGAGCTGGCATCGGCCCAGGCGGAGCTCCGGATTCCGCCCTGGTGCGGCGAGGAGATCACTGGGGAGTCCCGCTGGAGCAATGCGGTGCTGGCCCAACATCCGGTTCAGTCCTGGCCTGAGGCGCAGCGTCGACGTTTAGGCCTGACGTAA
- the nuoK gene encoding NADH-quinone oxidoreductase subunit NuoK, protein MSDFLATLPSLQAYLLVAAMLFCIGVWGLINSRNAVRVLMSIELMLNAVNINLMAFSSFVDGDLIRGQVFAVFVITVAAAEAAVGLAILLSLYRNRVTVDMEQFNLLRW, encoded by the coding sequence ATGAGCGATTTCCTTGCCACGCTTCCCTCACTGCAGGCCTATCTCCTGGTGGCCGCGATGCTCTTCTGCATCGGCGTCTGGGGTCTGATCAACAGCCGCAATGCGGTGCGCGTGCTGATGAGCATTGAGCTGATGCTCAACGCCGTGAACATCAACCTGATGGCCTTCTCCTCCTTCGTGGATGGTGATCTGATTCGCGGCCAGGTCTTTGCTGTGTTCGTGATCACGGTGGCTGCCGCTGAGGCCGCTGTCGGTCTGGCGATCCTGCTGTCGCTTTATCGCAATCGCGTTACCGTCGACATGGAGCAGTTCAACCTGCTGCGCTGGTAA
- the ndhI gene encoding NAD(P)H-quinone oxidoreductase subunit I, translating to MFGFLKQVGDYTRDAVDAARNLAQGFSVTFDHMQRRPVTVQYPYEKLIPSERYRGRIHYEFDKCIACEVCVRVCPINLPVVDWVMNKATKKKELRNYSIDFGVCIFCGNCVEYCPTNCLSMTEEYELAAFDRHSLNYDNVALGRLPTSVTTDPSVVPLRELAYLPAGEMDPHGVAADRPRAGQLPSQVLETLTPPAKSSAKNEGQSSSEAKEGDA from the coding sequence ATGTTCGGCTTCCTCAAACAGGTCGGTGATTACACCCGGGATGCAGTCGATGCAGCCCGGAATCTGGCCCAAGGCTTTTCGGTCACCTTCGACCACATGCAGCGCCGTCCGGTCACGGTGCAGTACCCCTACGAGAAGCTCATTCCTTCCGAGCGTTATCGGGGCCGGATTCACTACGAGTTCGACAAGTGCATCGCCTGTGAGGTGTGCGTGCGGGTCTGCCCGATCAATCTTCCGGTGGTCGATTGGGTGATGAACAAGGCCACGAAGAAGAAGGAGCTGCGCAACTACTCCATCGACTTCGGTGTTTGCATTTTCTGCGGCAACTGCGTCGAGTACTGCCCCACCAACTGCCTCTCGATGACTGAGGAGTACGAGCTGGCGGCTTTTGATCGCCACAGCCTCAACTATGACAACGTAGCCCTCGGACGCCTTCCCACCAGCGTCACCACCGACCCCTCCGTTGTTCCCCTCAGGGAACTCGCCTATCTGCCGGCGGGCGAGATGGATCCCCACGGTGTTGCCGCCGATCGTCCCCGGGCTGGTCAGCTGCCGTCTCAGGTGTTGGAGACCCTCACCCCTCCTGCCAAGTCCTCTGCCAAGAATGAGGGACAATCCTCCAGTGAGGCCAAGGAGGGCGACGCATGA